From a region of the Nonlabens dokdonensis DSW-6 genome:
- the htpG gene encoding molecular chaperone HtpG translates to MSQKGTINVAVENIFPLIKKFLYSDHEIFLRELVSNATDATLKLQHLARIGEASVELGDQQIEIKIDKEGKKLHIIDQGLGMTEDEVQKYINEVAFSGAEEFLEKYKDTAKDSGIIGHFGLGFYSAFMVADQVEIITKSFKDEPAVHWTCDGSPNYTIEPAEKENFGTEIILHISDDETEFLEESRITELLNKYNKFMPVPIKFGTKTETLEKPEGAKEEDPAPTQEVDNIINNPDPAWTKQPAELEDQDYKNFYRELYPMQFEEPLFNIHLNVDYPFNLTGILYFPKMTQDLNVQKDRIQLYQNQVYVTDNVEGIVPEFLTMLRGVIDSPDIPLNVSRSYLQADGAVKKISSYITRKVADKLKSLFNEDRKAFEEKWNDIKIVIEYGMLSEEKFFDKADKFALYPTVDGTYHLWDELLEKIKPAQTDKDGKTVILYASNKEEQHSYTTAAKKKGYEVLLLDSPIISHLMQKLETSKENISFVRVDADHVDNLIKKEEEQISKLSDEEKETLQKTITETIADTSYTVQVEAMSSDAAPFMITQPEFMRRMKEMQATGGGGMMGFGNMPDMYNLVVNGNSDLVQSIFNEKDEAKKSGLIQQSVDLAKLSQGLLKGEKLTEFVSRSYELIK, encoded by the coding sequence ATGTCACAAAAAGGAACCATTAACGTAGCGGTAGAGAATATTTTCCCGCTTATTAAGAAGTTTTTATACAGCGATCACGAGATTTTCTTGAGAGAGCTCGTATCCAATGCTACGGATGCCACTCTTAAATTACAGCATCTCGCCCGAATAGGGGAGGCAAGTGTTGAGTTAGGAGACCAGCAAATAGAGATCAAAATTGATAAGGAAGGCAAGAAACTTCATATCATTGATCAAGGTCTAGGAATGACGGAAGATGAGGTGCAAAAATACATCAACGAGGTCGCCTTTTCTGGTGCTGAAGAGTTTCTTGAAAAATATAAAGACACCGCAAAGGATAGCGGTATTATCGGGCATTTTGGTTTAGGTTTTTATTCTGCTTTCATGGTTGCCGATCAGGTAGAGATCATAACTAAGTCTTTCAAAGATGAGCCAGCAGTTCACTGGACATGCGATGGATCTCCTAATTACACTATCGAGCCAGCAGAGAAAGAAAACTTTGGTACGGAGATCATTCTACATATCTCAGATGATGAAACAGAATTTCTAGAAGAAAGCCGTATTACTGAGTTGCTGAACAAATACAACAAGTTCATGCCAGTGCCGATTAAGTTTGGTACTAAAACAGAAACTTTAGAAAAGCCAGAAGGGGCAAAAGAAGAAGATCCAGCACCTACTCAAGAAGTAGATAATATTATTAATAATCCTGATCCAGCCTGGACAAAGCAACCAGCTGAATTAGAAGATCAAGATTATAAAAATTTCTACCGCGAGTTGTATCCTATGCAATTTGAGGAGCCGTTATTCAACATTCATTTGAATGTAGACTACCCATTTAATCTTACGGGAATTTTATATTTCCCTAAGATGACTCAAGATTTGAACGTACAAAAAGATCGCATCCAGCTGTATCAAAACCAAGTTTATGTAACAGATAACGTAGAAGGAATTGTACCAGAATTCTTAACCATGTTACGAGGTGTAATCGATTCGCCAGATATCCCACTAAATGTTTCTCGTTCTTACTTACAGGCAGATGGTGCTGTAAAGAAAATATCAAGCTACATCACTCGTAAAGTAGCAGATAAACTGAAAAGTCTTTTCAATGAAGATAGAAAAGCCTTTGAAGAGAAATGGAACGATATCAAGATCGTGATCGAGTATGGTATGTTAAGCGAAGAGAAATTCTTTGATAAAGCAGATAAATTTGCTTTGTATCCTACCGTAGATGGAACGTATCATTTATGGGACGAATTACTTGAAAAAATCAAGCCAGCTCAAACAGACAAAGATGGTAAAACGGTAATTCTTTATGCTTCCAATAAAGAAGAACAACATTCTTACACAACAGCGGCCAAGAAAAAAGGATATGAAGTTTTATTATTAGACTCTCCTATCATCTCTCACTTGATGCAAAAGCTTGAAACTTCTAAAGAGAATATCTCTTTTGTAAGAGTAGATGCAGATCATGTAGATAATTTGATTAAAAAAGAAGAAGAGCAAATCTCAAAACTTTCTGACGAAGAGAAAGAGACCTTGCAAAAAACGATCACAGAAACAATCGCCGATACGAGCTATACAGTACAAGTGGAAGCGATGAGTAGTGATGCAGCTCCATTTATGATCACACAACCAGAATTCATGCGTCGTATGAAAGAGATGCAAGCAACTGGCGGCGGTGGTATGATGGGCTTCGGTAATATGCCAGATATGTACAATCTTGTTGTTAATGGTAACAGTGACCTAGTACAATCGATCTTTAATGAAAAAGACGAAGCAAAAAAGTCTGGTTTGATCCAGCAATCTGTAGATCTTGCTAAATTATCTCAAGGTTTATTGAAAGGTGAAAAGCTTACAGAATTTGTTTCTAGAAGTTACGAGTTGATTAAGTAA
- a CDS encoding acyl-CoA thioesterase, whose product MIDTKLPVFEKKRTVTASEIDDLNHVNNVVYVQWAADVASEHWQTVGTPEMLENYGWIMLKHCIEYKKAAVLGDEILLRTQVGRATNVRYQRFIEIYNASSMDLLAKTTSDWCAIDKTGKPVKISQEIRDLFETL is encoded by the coding sequence GTGATTGATACTAAATTACCAGTTTTTGAAAAAAAACGAACTGTAACGGCTTCAGAAATTGACGACCTGAATCATGTCAACAATGTCGTTTATGTTCAATGGGCAGCAGATGTAGCAAGCGAACACTGGCAAACCGTAGGAACACCAGAAATGCTAGAGAATTATGGCTGGATCATGCTCAAGCACTGTATCGAGTATAAAAAAGCAGCAGTTCTAGGAGATGAAATTCTATTGCGAACTCAAGTAGGTAGAGCAACAAACGTACGTTATCAACGTTTCATAGAAATATACAATGCGAGCAGCATGGATTTACTTGCAAAAACAACTTCTGACTGGTGCGCGATAGACAAAACTGGAAAACCTGTTAAAATATCTCAAGAGATAAGAGACTTATTTGAAACTTTATGA
- a CDS encoding glutaminyl-peptide cyclotransferase: protein MKLKYSFLLLVAALSLSGCKTEIEMFKENYKLEITNSKLNWTEDDTVEISLIDEASIGVDSVVWTQNAAFIKSGDEVSLSRKLKNQPYGNLTFKATVYRNGMNATVATKVKRMPKEKVKIYKYKVINTYDHDTASYTQGLEFYGDSLYESTGQFRESDLRITNVETGENIKKIDLPASQFAEGMTILNDKVYQLTWQSKVGYVYDLGLNKLDEFKYNQSKEGWGLTNDGTYLYKSDGSSKIWKIDPNTYEELGYIEVVTNDRVVSKINELEWIDGKIYANVYTTNVIMVINPENGKVERAINMSPIVKEISNYSENENVLNGIAYDKKNDRLFITGKRWPKMFEIEITE from the coding sequence ATGAAATTGAAGTATTCTTTTTTATTACTGGTTGCAGCACTCTCGTTATCAGGCTGTAAAACCGAAATAGAAATGTTTAAAGAAAATTACAAGTTAGAGATAACTAATTCAAAATTGAACTGGACCGAAGACGATACAGTAGAAATATCTTTGATAGATGAAGCTTCTATAGGTGTCGACAGTGTCGTATGGACTCAAAATGCGGCTTTTATAAAAAGTGGTGATGAGGTCTCGCTTTCGCGAAAGCTGAAAAATCAACCTTATGGTAACCTAACTTTTAAAGCAACTGTTTATAGAAACGGAATGAATGCTACGGTTGCTACCAAAGTGAAAAGAATGCCTAAAGAGAAAGTGAAAATATACAAGTATAAAGTAATCAACACTTATGACCACGATACTGCGTCCTATACTCAAGGATTAGAATTTTATGGTGATTCTCTTTATGAAAGCACAGGTCAGTTCCGTGAAAGTGACCTGAGAATTACAAATGTAGAAACCGGAGAGAATATTAAAAAAATTGATCTACCTGCAAGCCAGTTTGCTGAAGGAATGACCATTTTAAATGATAAAGTATATCAGCTTACCTGGCAAAGTAAAGTAGGTTATGTCTATGATTTAGGTCTTAATAAACTAGACGAATTCAAATACAATCAAAGTAAAGAAGGCTGGGGACTTACAAATGATGGCACTTACTTATACAAAAGTGATGGAAGTTCTAAAATATGGAAAATTGATCCCAATACTTATGAAGAATTAGGATACATAGAAGTAGTAACTAACGATCGTGTTGTTTCAAAAATCAACGAATTAGAATGGATCGATGGAAAAATTTATGCAAACGTCTACACCACTAATGTCATCATGGTTATCAATCCTGAAAACGGAAAAGTAGAAAGAGCCATAAATATGAGCCCTATTGTTAAAGAAATATCTAATTACTCTGAAAATGAGAATGTACTCAATGGTATTGCTTACGATAAGAAGAACGACCGTCTATTTATTACTGGTAAAAGATGGCCTAAGATGTTTGAAATAGAAATTACTGAATAG
- a CDS encoding SDR family oxidoreductase: MKKVVLVTGGSSGIGKAIALFLQDKNYTVYGTSRNPSRYPNSPVALLALDVQDQASIQNAVNELIDKEGQIDILINNAGVGITGPMEETPIDEVKNAMETNFYGPLRVLQAVLPQMRAQKSGRVINITSIAGYMGLPYRGIYSASKGALEIATEAYRMECAHLNIHFSNVAPGDFATNIAAGRFHAPVISGSDYEAGYAHTLKLIDEHVDDGQDPIDVATKIYDILQKENPGIHYKVGSFLQKFSIVLKKILPEKTYENMLKKHYGL, encoded by the coding sequence ATGAAAAAAGTAGTTCTAGTTACTGGTGGTTCTTCTGGTATAGGAAAAGCAATTGCCTTATTTCTTCAAGATAAAAATTACACCGTTTACGGTACCAGTAGAAATCCTTCTCGTTATCCAAATAGTCCTGTTGCACTGCTCGCGCTAGATGTTCAAGATCAGGCGTCTATTCAAAATGCAGTAAATGAATTGATCGACAAAGAAGGTCAAATAGATATTCTTATCAATAATGCAGGCGTAGGAATTACAGGACCTATGGAAGAAACTCCTATCGACGAGGTAAAAAACGCTATGGAGACTAATTTTTATGGTCCGTTGCGTGTTTTGCAAGCTGTTTTACCTCAAATGAGAGCTCAAAAAAGCGGTCGTGTCATTAATATCACCAGTATTGCTGGCTATATGGGATTGCCATACCGTGGTATTTATAGTGCGAGTAAAGGAGCATTAGAAATCGCTACTGAGGCTTATCGCATGGAATGTGCTCATTTGAATATTCATTTTAGTAATGTTGCTCCCGGAGATTTTGCTACTAACATTGCTGCAGGTAGATTTCATGCACCAGTAATTTCTGGATCTGATTATGAAGCCGGCTATGCGCATACTTTAAAACTAATTGATGAACATGTAGATGACGGTCAAGATCCTATAGACGTTGCCACAAAGATTTACGATATTTTACAAAAAGAAAACCCTGGTATCCATTATAAAGTAGGGAGCTTTTTGCAAAAGTTTTCTATTGTTCTTAAAAAAATATTGCCAGAGAAAACGTATGAAAACATGTTGAAGAAACATTATGGACTTTAA
- a CDS encoding DUF6624 domain-containing protein yields MKINILSCILIILIITSCKSGDKYKPEGLRKMTHTEQIEMAKAKLSFNYENVVYKKENGSVISKDSLSKYFSDENLTKDIYLNDNDEPKIIVFRKATENDKKFKRNLYAIYNEKIVEPVITIDINCDEMSKILDKVYALDQNMRIDESKYDPSIDQDNLVTVVSLLEKCGMPTLKEINQKQMNAIWFVFQHGDNYHRKKYFHLLKNAAQNGDLKKSKMALMEDRMLMDDGKPQIYGSQMTDDRENGGYKVYDLENPETVDKRRASVGLEPLSEYVKQWDITFDVKQR; encoded by the coding sequence ATGAAAATCAATATTCTTTCTTGTATTCTAATAATATTAATCATTACCTCGTGTAAATCTGGCGATAAATATAAACCAGAAGGCTTGAGAAAAATGACGCATACTGAGCAAATTGAAATGGCAAAAGCCAAATTAAGTTTCAATTATGAAAATGTCGTTTATAAAAAGGAAAATGGTAGTGTAATTAGTAAAGATTCTTTATCAAAATATTTTTCTGACGAAAATCTTACAAAGGATATTTATTTGAATGATAATGATGAACCAAAAATAATCGTCTTTAGAAAAGCGACTGAAAACGATAAAAAGTTTAAAAGAAACTTATATGCCATTTACAATGAGAAAATTGTTGAGCCAGTTATAACTATTGACATCAATTGTGATGAGATGAGCAAAATTCTTGATAAAGTGTACGCTCTCGATCAAAATATGAGAATTGATGAAAGTAAATACGATCCTTCAATTGATCAAGATAATTTAGTCACCGTAGTTAGTTTACTAGAAAAATGTGGGATGCCCACTTTAAAAGAGATCAATCAAAAGCAAATGAATGCCATCTGGTTCGTTTTTCAACATGGAGATAATTATCATCGTAAAAAGTACTTCCATCTATTGAAGAATGCGGCACAAAACGGTGATTTGAAAAAAAGTAAAATGGCTCTTATGGAAGACCGAATGCTTATGGATGATGGAAAACCTCAAATCTACGGTTCTCAAATGACGGACGATAGAGAAAATGGAGGTTATAAAGTTTATGATTTGGAAAACCCTGAAACTGTTGATAAAAGACGTGCATCAGTTGGGTTAGAACCGTTGAGTGAATATGTTAAGCAATGGGATATCACGTTTGATGTAAAGCAGCGCTAA
- a CDS encoding sterol desaturase family protein gives MEKYVDIFINSFNGYASYLWKEIMNPSWTNYFYWLLVVSLLVFALEIWLPWRKNQKVMRKDFWLDLFYLFFNFFLFSLIGYNAVSDVFIELFNDGLASIGITNLVAIEVSSFPFWVQLLIMFVIADFIQWNIHRLLHRVPFLWEFHKVHHSVKEMGFAAQFRFHFMETIVYKALQYLPLAMIGFGINQFIVIHMIAVLIGHLNHANLNWDYGPFKYILNNPKMHLWHHARKLPEGAKYGVNYGLSLSIWDYLFGTAHIPYHQAELELGFPGDEDYPDDFGSQLLEPFKKD, from the coding sequence ATGGAAAAATACGTAGATATTTTTATCAATTCTTTTAATGGATATGCATCCTACTTATGGAAAGAAATCATGAATCCCTCGTGGACCAATTATTTTTATTGGTTGCTCGTCGTTTCTTTATTGGTATTTGCTTTGGAAATCTGGCTGCCTTGGAGAAAGAATCAGAAAGTAATGCGCAAAGATTTTTGGCTCGACTTATTTTACCTCTTTTTCAATTTCTTTTTGTTCTCTTTAATTGGTTACAACGCCGTTTCTGATGTGTTTATAGAACTATTTAATGACGGTCTTGCAAGTATAGGCATCACAAATTTGGTAGCTATTGAAGTAAGTAGTTTTCCGTTTTGGGTGCAATTATTAATCATGTTTGTCATAGCCGACTTTATACAGTGGAACATTCACAGACTTTTGCATCGAGTTCCCTTTTTATGGGAATTCCATAAAGTGCATCACAGTGTGAAGGAAATGGGCTTTGCAGCGCAGTTCCGTTTTCATTTTATGGAAACTATCGTTTATAAAGCCTTGCAGTATTTACCGCTGGCGATGATAGGTTTTGGGATCAATCAGTTTATTGTAATTCATATGATTGCTGTATTGATTGGGCATTTGAATCATGCCAATTTAAACTGGGATTATGGACCTTTTAAATACATCTTAAACAATCCTAAAATGCACCTATGGCATCACGCAAGAAAGTTACCAGAAGGTGCCAAATATGGAGTCAACTACGGGCTTTCTCTCAGCATTTGGGATTACCTTTTTGGTACTGCACATATTCCCTATCATCAAGCCGAATTAGAATTGGGATTTCCAGGCGATGAAGATTATCCTGATGATTTTGGTAGTCAATTATTAGAACCATTTAAAAAAGATTGA
- a CDS encoding alpha-amylase family glycosyl hydrolase, with translation MKHFFYLLLIAIAFISCKENENKAQEKVVEKEHAYFDWSAANVYFLLTDRFNNGDTSNDKIIDRSKETGKLRGFEGGDFAGIIEKIDEGYFTDLGVNAIWLTPIWEQIHGGVDEGTGFTYAFHGYWAKDWTAVEPSYGTMEEFKTLVEKAHEKDIRILLDVVINHTGPVTDQDPVWPEEWVRTGPGCSYQDQATAVTCTLTNNLPDIKTESTEEVDLPEHLVAKWKKEGRYEQEIKELNDFFAKSGLKRTPVNYIIKWVTDYARETGVDGFRIDTVKHVEESIWATFNEQAKLAYEQWKENNPSKTIHDDDFFILGELYGYSAVNGRSYGFSSGDVDYFDSGYDAMIDFGFKYFANEDYQKLFKKYDSIRKILLTEKPNDPVYFMNYISSHDDGQPFDPRRERAMESATKLMLSPGMSQIYYGDENARSLDVEGTVGDATLRSVMDFDKGNQEILKHWQQLGKFRNEHQSVGAGEHFSLAQEGEGTLAARFYNKNGHEDIVLIGAGLPDGLMEIDVIKVFPKAKRLRNAYTIKKLPVVNGKVTVMVKNGVVLLEKM, from the coding sequence ATGAAACACTTCTTTTATTTATTATTGATCGCAATAGCTTTTATCTCTTGTAAAGAAAACGAGAATAAAGCTCAAGAAAAGGTTGTTGAAAAAGAACATGCTTACTTCGATTGGAGCGCTGCAAACGTTTACTTCTTGCTTACCGATAGGTTTAATAACGGCGATACTTCTAACGATAAAATCATCGATCGTTCTAAGGAAACTGGAAAGTTACGAGGTTTTGAAGGTGGCGATTTTGCAGGAATTATTGAAAAAATAGATGAAGGTTATTTTACAGATTTAGGGGTAAACGCGATATGGTTGACACCTATCTGGGAACAAATTCACGGTGGAGTAGATGAAGGTACTGGATTTACTTATGCTTTTCATGGATATTGGGCAAAGGATTGGACAGCAGTAGAACCATCTTATGGAACGATGGAAGAGTTTAAAACACTAGTAGAAAAAGCACATGAAAAAGATATAAGAATTTTACTAGACGTCGTTATCAATCATACTGGTCCTGTAACAGATCAAGATCCTGTATGGCCAGAAGAATGGGTACGTACTGGTCCTGGATGTTCTTATCAAGATCAAGCTACTGCCGTTACTTGTACGTTAACTAACAATTTACCGGATATAAAAACAGAAAGTACAGAAGAGGTCGACTTGCCAGAACATCTTGTGGCAAAATGGAAAAAGGAAGGAAGATACGAGCAAGAAATTAAAGAGTTAAATGACTTTTTCGCTAAGTCTGGTTTAAAGCGAACTCCTGTAAATTACATTATCAAATGGGTCACCGATTATGCTCGTGAGACTGGTGTAGACGGTTTTAGAATCGATACCGTGAAGCATGTGGAAGAATCTATTTGGGCAACATTTAACGAACAGGCAAAACTAGCTTACGAGCAGTGGAAAGAGAATAATCCTAGTAAAACCATTCATGATGACGATTTCTTTATCCTTGGTGAGCTTTACGGCTATTCTGCAGTAAATGGTAGGTCTTATGGTTTTTCCAGTGGTGATGTTGATTACTTTGATTCTGGTTATGATGCAATGATCGATTTTGGATTCAAATATTTTGCAAATGAAGATTATCAAAAGCTCTTTAAAAAATACGATAGCATTAGAAAGATCCTACTTACTGAAAAACCTAATGATCCAGTATATTTCATGAATTACATCAGCTCTCATGATGATGGACAACCGTTTGATCCTAGAAGAGAACGAGCGATGGAATCTGCTACAAAGTTGATGTTATCGCCTGGAATGTCACAAATTTACTATGGAGATGAAAATGCAAGATCATTAGATGTAGAAGGAACTGTAGGAGACGCAACTTTAAGATCTGTTATGGATTTTGATAAAGGGAATCAAGAGATTTTAAAGCACTGGCAACAGTTAGGAAAATTTAGAAATGAGCATCAGTCTGTAGGCGCGGGCGAGCATTTTTCTCTTGCTCAAGAAGGAGAAGGAACACTAGCGGCACGATTTTATAATAAAAACGGTCATGAAGATATTGTTCTCATTGGAGCTGGATTGCCAGATGGATTGATGGAGATAGATGTCATTAAAGTATTTCCAAAAGCAAAACGTCTACGCAATGCCTACACCATCAAGAAATTGCCTGTGGTGAATGGAAAAGTTACTGTTATGGTTAAAAATGGAGTAGTGTTGCTGGAGAAGATGTAG
- a CDS encoding TrkH family potassium uptake protein, giving the protein MKTYFKKFNLRYRKFKLGLSPQQNLFYGFLTYVLVGFILLSLPWLQKTDTSLIDNLFIATSAVSTTGLVTVSVFDSYNFAGQFVVMSLFQVGGIGYLTFTTFMLLSTTRRITHWHKRLLNTEFTLPATIKIKDFLKSVVIFTIVMETIGAILFFIAFYSDGMPVGEAIWNAVFHSVSAFCTAGFSLFNSGFTEYVDDGFVNFIIAFLAIAGSLGFIVVTDLVMWIKDRTHKLSFTSKIIFIGFAFLLSTGFLFMYLFEPTITALSGSERLYAAFFQTMSAMTTVGFNTVDFGAYSLPIILVTIFLMYVGASPSGTAGGIKITTLTAVFSIMKSRLQGSKNITFLGRKIPFERLYIATSSFIFYTSLIFLFTLAMTFTDDFGLEKTLFEVSSALGTVGLSMGITGDLSIWGKSIIVLIMFIGRLGVLTFGLAIWSKSTIQDNVPILEDDIAV; this is encoded by the coding sequence ATGAAAACCTATTTCAAAAAATTCAATTTAAGATACCGCAAATTCAAATTAGGGTTAAGTCCTCAGCAAAACTTATTTTATGGCTTTCTAACTTATGTTTTAGTTGGTTTCATTTTACTGTCTCTACCATGGTTGCAAAAAACAGATACTTCTTTAATCGATAATTTATTTATTGCTACAAGTGCCGTTTCTACGACAGGATTAGTCACTGTTAGTGTTTTTGATTCTTATAATTTTGCTGGGCAATTTGTGGTGATGTCTCTTTTTCAAGTGGGTGGAATAGGATATTTAACCTTTACCACATTTATGCTTCTTTCCACAACTAGGCGAATAACGCACTGGCATAAAAGACTTCTTAATACAGAGTTTACCTTACCTGCCACCATAAAGATCAAAGATTTTTTAAAATCTGTTGTCATTTTCACAATAGTTATGGAAACTATAGGTGCAATTTTATTTTTTATTGCATTTTATTCCGATGGAATGCCGGTAGGAGAGGCGATCTGGAATGCGGTTTTTCATAGTGTCAGTGCTTTTTGTACTGCTGGTTTTAGCCTATTCAATAGTGGTTTTACGGAGTATGTAGATGATGGTTTTGTAAACTTTATCATTGCTTTTCTCGCAATCGCTGGTTCTTTAGGATTTATAGTAGTTACAGATTTAGTAATGTGGATCAAGGATCGCACTCATAAACTAAGCTTTACTTCCAAAATTATTTTCATAGGTTTTGCATTTTTATTAAGTACTGGTTTCTTATTCATGTACCTTTTTGAACCGACCATTACCGCATTATCAGGCTCAGAAAGACTTTATGCAGCCTTTTTCCAAACGATGTCTGCAATGACTACTGTTGGTTTCAATACAGTAGATTTTGGAGCTTATTCTTTACCGATCATTCTAGTTACCATTTTTCTCATGTATGTAGGTGCATCACCATCAGGAACTGCTGGTGGTATTAAAATAACGACGCTTACAGCTGTTTTTTCTATTATGAAAAGTAGGCTTCAAGGTTCTAAAAACATTACGTTTTTAGGCCGCAAGATTCCATTTGAGAGATTGTACATAGCAACTTCCTCATTTATATTTTACACTTCTCTTATTTTTTTATTTACGCTCGCCATGACTTTTACTGATGATTTTGGATTAGAAAAAACACTATTTGAAGTGAGTTCGGCATTAGGAACAGTAGGATTGAGCATGGGAATTACCGGCGATCTTTCTATTTGGGGTAAATCCATTATTGTCCTGATTATGTTTATAGGTCGTTTGGGTGTGTTAACTTTTGGTTTGGCTATATGGTCTAAATCTACTATTCAAGATAATGTCCCGATTTTAGAAGACGATATTGCGGTTTAG
- a CDS encoding BRO-N domain-containing protein yields MTKETAIKLFEKQKVRTQWIEKEEKWYFSIIDVISILTESERPRKYWSDLKTKLKKEGSELSEKIGQLKMIADDGKMRKTDVADTEQLFRLIQSVPSPKAEPFKLWIAKVARERVDEIEDPELGFDRLMETYLKKGYSKQWINQRLKSIEVRKELTDEWENRGVQKGQEYAILTNEITKAWSGLDVKNYKKLKGLKKENLRDNMSNLELVLNMLAEATTTEISKEKQPETFTESKKIAKQGGTIAGNTRKEIEDKTGKKIVNKLNAKDHLQNRKELE; encoded by the coding sequence ATGACTAAAGAAACCGCAATAAAATTATTTGAAAAACAAAAAGTGAGAACTCAATGGATCGAGAAAGAGGAGAAATGGTACTTCTCCATTATCGATGTTATCTCTATATTAACTGAAAGTGAAAGACCAAGAAAATACTGGAGCGATCTAAAAACAAAATTAAAAAAGGAAGGAAGTGAACTGTCCGAAAAAATAGGACAGTTGAAAATGATAGCTGATGACGGCAAAATGCGCAAAACTGATGTAGCCGATACAGAACAGCTCTTTAGACTTATACAAAGCGTTCCATCACCAAAAGCTGAACCTTTCAAATTGTGGATTGCAAAAGTAGCCCGAGAACGCGTAGATGAAATAGAAGATCCAGAATTGGGTTTTGACAGATTAATGGAAACTTATCTCAAGAAAGGTTATAGCAAACAATGGATCAATCAGCGATTAAAAAGTATAGAGGTACGCAAAGAACTAACTGATGAATGGGAAAATAGAGGTGTACAAAAAGGACAAGAATATGCTATACTAACTAATGAAATCACAAAAGCGTGGAGCGGTCTGGATGTGAAAAATTATAAGAAATTAAAAGGTTTAAAAAAGGAAAACTTACGAGATAACATGAGTAATCTGGAACTCGTACTTAATATGCTTGCCGAAGCAACTACGACAGAAATAAGTAAAGAGAAACAACCTGAAACATTTACAGAAAGTAAAAAAATAGCCAAACAAGGTGGTACTATCGCAGGCAACACTCGCAAGGAAATTGAAGATAAAACAGGTAAAAAGATAGTTAATAAGTTAAATGCAAAAGATCATCTCCAAAATAGAAAAGAACTGGAATAG